In Alcaligenes faecalis, the sequence GGAATGGCCATCTTGCCGGTACGTACGCCGGCTCAACGCCAAAGCGATAGTGATTACGCAGCCTTGGCCGGTCTGTGGCAGCACCAGACTCATGCTGCGCCCGGTTCATTGCGTGCTTTGCCGTCCAACGCCGATTTGCCCCTGCGCGGTTTGCGGGTGGTGGAATCCTGCCGCCGGATTCAAGGGCCTATTGCCGGTCATTTGCTGGCGCTGCTGGGGGCGGAGGTGATTCGTCTGGAACCGCCAGGTGGTGATCCCTTGCGTGCCATGCCGCCGTGCGTGGATGGCTGCTCGGTGCGCTTTGATGCGCTCAATCAATTCAAGACGGTGCAGGAAGTGGACATCAAATCGGCTCAAGGCCGCCAGGCCATTTACGAGCTGGTGAGCGAGTCCGATGTGTTCCTGCATAACTGGGCACCGGGCAAGGCGGCCGAGCTGCAACTGGATGCCCAGGATCTGCACGCGGTGCGCCCGGATCTGGTCTACGCCTATGCGGGCGGTTGGGGCCAGGAGCAAGTGGATGCACCGGGGACGGACTTCACGGTGCAAGCCTGGTCGGGCATTGCTCACACCATTTCTCAAACCTCGGATGCACGAGGTGGGTCTTTGTTTACGGTGCTGGATGTGCTGGGCGGGGTGATGGCCGCGCTGGGTATCAGTGCCGCCTTGCTGCGCCGGGGCCTGAGCGGGTCGGGCTTGCGGGTAGACAGCTCCTTGCTGGCCACGGCCGATCATCTGGCCCAGGCCGTTTCTCCCATCAGTAAAACCGGCGTGTCGGCGGTGTTCCAGACGGGCGAGGGCTTCATGGTCATCGACTGTCTGGATCAAACGCATCTGCATGCCCTGGCCGGGTGGCTGAATGTGTCGCCCGATGCCGTCTGGACGGTCTTGCCGGATCGTCTTCTGTCCCAGTCTGCCCTGAGCCTGGAAGCGCAACTGGATGTGCTGGGCATACCGGCCCGCCGTGTCCACAGCAATCTGGCGCAACTGCGTGCTGATCCACGCCTGGCGTCCCATTTCCATGACAAGGGCTATTCGTCTGTTAATTCTCCCTGGAGGTTTTTATGAATCACGCTGGCATCATCGATCTGGTCCCTGCGTCATTGCGCCAACGCTGGATAGAGGACGGTACCTACCCGAACAAGCCGGTCTTTACGCTGTTCGCGGAAAAAGCCCAGGCTCATCCGGACAAGCTGGCGGTGCTCTCGCCCGAAGGCAATATCAGCTATAGCGCCTTGATGGACGCGGCTCTGCGTCTGGCAGGCAGCTTGCGTCGTGCAGGGATTATGGCGGGCGACGTGGTGGCGTATCAGCTCAGCAACCATTGGGTGTGCTGCGCCATTGATCTGGCCGCCGCTGCTTTGGGGGCGATTGTCGCGCCTTTCCCACCCGGACGGGGCAAGCTGGATATTCAGTCGCTGGTGCGTCGTTGCGATGCACGGGCGGTGATTGTGCCGCATGAATATGCAGGCATTGATTTGTGCGAAGTGATCGAGTCCTTGCGGCCTACGCTGTTGTCCTTGCGTGTCCTGATTGTGCAAGGCCCATCGCGTCCGGGCTGGATGACCTTGGATTCCCTGTTCGAGGGCGAGCCTTTGGCCTTGTCAGAATTGCCGGTGGTGTCCCCCAATTCGCCCGTGCGTTTGCTGGTGTCCTCGGGCACCGAGTCCGAGCCCAAGCTGGTGGCTTATTCGCATAATGCGTTGGTGGGTGGGCGTGGCCGATTCCTGCAACGCATTTCTCCCAATGATGTGGAGTTCCGGGGCATGTATCTGGTGCCGCTGGGCTCTTCGTTTGGCTCTACAGCTACCTTTGGCGTGCTGTGCTGGTTGGGTGGTTCTTTGGTGGTCTTGCCCAAGTTTGATGTGCCTAGTGCGATTGCCGCCATCAATGCCTTTAAACCCAGCTTCATTCTGGGCGTGCCCACCATGTTCCAGCGTATTGCGGCAGCACCTGAACTGGAGAAGGCCGATAAAGCCAGCTTGCGCGGCTTGATTGTGGGCGGTTCAGTCATTGACGAAGCCACGGTACGCCGTTGCGTGGAAGCGTTTGATTGCGGCTTCATCAGTCTGTACGGCTCGGCCGATGGGGTGAACTGCCACAACACGCTGGATGATCCTATCGAAGTGGTCTTGAGCAGTGTGGGGACTCCCAATCCGCAAGTGTGCGAGATTCGCCTGATTGACGATGAGGGTGCCGAAGTGCCACAAGGTGAAGTGGGTGAAATCACCGCACGTGGTCCCTTGAGCCCCATGCAATATGTGAACGCCCCGGAACTGGATGCCCAGTATCGGGACGAGCAGGGTTGGGTGAAAACGGGCGATCTGGGTTACATCAATGCCCAAGGGCAATTGGTGCTGGCGGGTCGCAAGAAAGACATCATTATTCGTGGTGGTGCGAACATCAGCCCGGTGCAAATTGAAGGCCTGGTCATGGCTCACCCGGATGTGGTT encodes:
- a CDS encoding CoA transferase yields the protein MSELLHGSGLRWQMGSQPPYWPGLPAALSRQARLLGLSEQAAGQQDEAAFSLHSPDFGTISTRLETEAGGMTQAAISELSMQAASGILSVHGRSSGPSGTLGLDYLAVLSSAMSLQATLAAALGKLRGGRFSTVSVSPLGCGLLSIGQYLAGATAAQDPEQLLAGSYDPGLRPPFISQDGVVFELETLDPRPWRAFWEAVGVPADLAGQAWKAFLLRYAKAVCPMPAACLSSLQALNFARLQELALQTGMAILPVRTPAQRQSDSDYAALAGLWQHQTHAAPGSLRALPSNADLPLRGLRVVESCRRIQGPIAGHLLALLGAEVIRLEPPGGDPLRAMPPCVDGCSVRFDALNQFKTVQEVDIKSAQGRQAIYELVSESDVFLHNWAPGKAAELQLDAQDLHAVRPDLVYAYAGGWGQEQVDAPGTDFTVQAWSGIAHTISQTSDARGGSLFTVLDVLGGVMAALGISAALLRRGLSGSGLRVDSSLLATADHLAQAVSPISKTGVSAVFQTGEGFMVIDCLDQTHLHALAGWLNVSPDAVWTVLPDRLLSQSALSLEAQLDVLGIPARRVHSNLAQLRADPRLASHFHDKGYSSVNSPWRFL
- a CDS encoding AMP-binding protein, whose product is MNHAGIIDLVPASLRQRWIEDGTYPNKPVFTLFAEKAQAHPDKLAVLSPEGNISYSALMDAALRLAGSLRRAGIMAGDVVAYQLSNHWVCCAIDLAAAALGAIVAPFPPGRGKLDIQSLVRRCDARAVIVPHEYAGIDLCEVIESLRPTLLSLRVLIVQGPSRPGWMTLDSLFEGEPLALSELPVVSPNSPVRLLVSSGTESEPKLVAYSHNALVGGRGRFLQRISPNDVEFRGMYLVPLGSSFGSTATFGVLCWLGGSLVVLPKFDVPSAIAAINAFKPSFILGVPTMFQRIAAAPELEKADKASLRGLIVGGSVIDEATVRRCVEAFDCGFISLYGSADGVNCHNTLDDPIEVVLSSVGTPNPQVCEIRLIDDEGAEVPQGEVGEITARGPLSPMQYVNAPELDAQYRDEQGWVKTGDLGYINAQGQLVLAGRKKDIIIRGGANISPVQIEGLVMAHPDVVTVACVPVPDADLGQRICLCVTVREGVPRFSLKEITDFLREQGLEVNKLPEYLRFYRSLPLTPAGKIDKRALTADAAALGSGAKTAAGIAA